GCTTGGCAAGGGCCTAACAATTTTACTTCCACTTCGGAGGATATTGCGAACCTTGCCCCTGGGTCGTACACCGTGACAGTGACCGATGATAACTTGTGTACAGCGACAGCTACTGTTACGGTGAATGCACTAAGTCCAGTGCAGGCCGATGCGGGACCGGATGTGATACAATGCACAGGGACGATCACGCTTCTGGACGGTTCCGGAAGTACAGGTGCGACGTCGTACTTATGGACCGACGATCAGAATATTGAAGTAGGAACATCCGCAGTGATCGATGTTGGTGTGTTAGCTCCAGGATCCCATACGTTCACATTGACTGCAATTGATGGTCCGTGTACATCGACCGATCAGGTAACGATAACGGTAATTCAGTTGCCGATCGCCGATGCAGGTCCGGATCAATTTATTTTCTTGAGCGGAACCGTAACGTTAGGAGGATCACCAACAGGGCCGAACGGTTCTTCGTACATCTGGGTTCCGGATTCAGTGCTCTCAAGTAACGGCGCTTCAAACCCTGAAGCGGAACCTAATGTAACGTCGTGGTTCACCGTAACGGTCACCGGACCGAATGGTTGTGTCGCAGTTGATTCGGTACTCGTCACTGTGTTGCCGGACGTGGTATTCCCATCTGGATTCACGCCGAACGGTGATGGGTACAATGAATACTGGCAGATCGACTTCGTGGATAAATTCCCGCAGATGGAAGTTGAGATATACAACCGTTGGGGGGAAATGCTGTTTGAAAGTGTTGGATACGGAACACCGTGGGATGGAAGGTATAATGGTGGATACGTGCCAGTGGGTACGTACTACTATGTGATAAAGCTGAACGACCCGTTGTTCCCTGATGCTTACACAGGCCCATTAACTGTGATACGATAACGCCATGATGAACCTAAGACATATCCTAGTGGGAATCCTGACCTTGGCGTTGAATGGCGCCATTGCACAACAATTACCTCAGCTTTCCCAATACCAGTTCAACGATTATATCATCAACCCGGCCGTTGCGGGAAGTCGACCATTCTTTGAATTGCGTAGTGGCCATCGCACCCAATGGGTGGGCATACAGGATGCTCCACGCACGTTTACGCTCAGCGGCGCAACGCCGGTAGGTGAGAAAATGGGTATTGGTGGCTACATCTTTACGGATAACGTTGGACCAACAAGACGCACTGGTGTGCAGTTCTCATATGCGTATCATTTCAAGATAACAGGTGATCTGAAGCTTTCATTTGCACTTTCCGCAGGTATGCTCCAGTTCCTGATCGATGGTTCCAAGATCGATTTCCATGACCCCAATGATCCAGTCATCGACGATCAGTTGCGCGGCGGTATTAAACCCGATGCCAAATTCGGGTTTTACCTCTACCATCCTAAATTCTGGTTGGGTGCAACGGCTCCTCAGATCCTTGGTAATAAGATCACGTTCTTGGAGAGTTCCACCAGTAGTTTGAGTCGACTGCAACAACACTATTATGTTTCTGGAGGCTATCGCTTCTTCTTGGGTGATGATTGGCGGATCGAACCTTCTTTCCTTTTGAAGTACGTGGACCCGGTACCACTCAAAGTAGATCTTACGGCCACGATCAAATACAAGAATGCGGTGTGGTTGGGTGCATCCTACAGAACGAATGATGCGATCAGTGTAATGCTCGGTTATTGGCACAAGCAGACCTTTCAGTTCGGCTACTCATACGATATGATCACGTCCAACTTACAGAACTACAGCACCGGTTCACACGAAGTGATGCTTGCCATAACGATCGGGAAAACAAAGAAATCGGTGCCTGCAGGCGGTGAGTAATTCGTTCTTCGCGGTTGGATCTAGTTGAATTCACGAGTGCCCAGGAAGGCATTTTGTGCCACCTAATGTTGACCTCGAGCATGGTGAATAGCCGTGTAAATACGGGAGTTTGTGGGGTTATTAGTTAGGGAGGCCGTGCTTCTTTTGTCATTCGTCGGTCGATTTGGGTCATTCGTCGCCAATTTCCTTTGATAATTGCAAGCCTAAAGGGTCCAAATGATCTATTAGCGCTACCTTTGGCTTCCCTTTTCTGGATTGAATAATTCACGGTGACTGCGATTCTACTGAATACCATTTTTAAACGGTTGTCCCTGCGGTGTTCGTTAGGGCTTTTGATGGCTTGTGGAGTTTCTGGAAGTATTGCCCAAGTCTTCGTTGCTTCCGACGGTCTTGTGATAAACTCCTGTTCAGGTACGTTCTATGATTCTGGTGGAGCGGCCGGTAACTACGGTAATTCTGAAACGTTCACCGTTGTGCTATGCCCCACAGGAGGCTCGGGCGCTGGTCCTGCTTCATCGGTCACGTTCACACAATTCGCGGTTCAGCCTTTAGCGGGTAGCGATATACTGGTAGTGTATAACGGAGCAACCACCGCGGCTCCGATCCTAGCGACGGGTAGCTCTACCAATGATCTTACAGGTCAATCGTTTCTAGCTACCGGAGCAACGGGTTGTCTAACCTTCCAGTGGACCAGCAATGCCACAGTAGTTGCTTCAGGGTGGGCCGCCACGATCATCACAGGACCGGAAGCCGGTGTTAGTGGATCGCGTACCGTCTGTGATAATGGATCAGCGTTCAATTTGATCACGCTGCTTACCGGTAGCCCTGACCCCGGCGGAGCTTGGACAGGCCCCAATGGTCTTCCGGTTGCTGCTACATTCACGCCAGGTAGTTCCGCTTCTGGCATCTACACCTATACCGTACTTGGCACACCACCATGTGCCGCAGCTTCGGCCACTGCAACCATAACACAAGTTGTAGCGCCAAACGCTGGTACAAGTGATGCAGCGACCATTTGCAGCAGTGATGCGCCGTTTCCAATGCGCCCACTTTTAGGCGGAACGCCTGCAGCGACAGGGTCATGGACCGGTCCAGTTAGTGGAGTTGCACATGCAGCGACTTATACTCCTGCAACGGATATTAGTGGTGTGTATACGTATACGGTTTTAGGAACAGCACCTTGCCTGGATGCAACAGCAACGCTTACAATTACTGAAAGGCAAGCACCCAATGCTGGGACCAACGGAACCAGAACGGTATGTAGCACCGATGGAAATTTTCAGCTCAGCACAAGTTTGGGAGGAACTCCGGACGCAGGAGGTACATGGACCACACAAGGTGGTGGGGCATTTTCAGGTACATTCATTCCAGGTACAAGTTCGGCAGGTGTGTACACCTATACGGTTGCAGGTCTCGCGCCATGCGCGAATGCAATTGCCACGGTTACGGTAACAGTGAATGATCCACCAAATGCGGGTAGTAACGCGCAGGTTATAAAGTGTTCGAACGCATCGAACTTCTCATTGTTCGATTCACTCGGTGGAACACCCGCTGCGGGAGGCACGTGGGTTGGCCCCACTGGTCTGGCCCATCCTGTAACATATAATATGGCCACCGATGTGCCCGGTGCATACACATATACTGTGGCTGGTGCAGCACCATGTGCCAGTGCTTCCGCAGTGGTTACGGTTTCCATTGTTCAACAACCTGTTGCAGGAAATAACGGAACGTTCACAACCTGTTCAAATGGTCCATCATTCGGTCTCTTTGCATTGCTCGGTGGCTCACCGAATGCTACTGGATCATGGACGACGCCGGCTAGTGCTCCGCATTCAGGCACATTCGCTCCAGGAACTGACGTCGCTGGTGCGTATACGTACACCGTTGTTGGCACTGCTCCCTGTGCAAATGCTACGGCAACGGTTACGATCACGGTTGTATCTCCACCCAATGCAGGAACGAACGGCACGATAACGATCTGTAGTGATGCAAGCAATGTGAATTTGTTTACACTGCTCGGTGGTTCTCCGGCAATAACGGGCACATGGACCAGACCCGATGGTACTGCGCATAATGGGACATATATCCCGGCAACGCAACCAGGTGGCAGCTACACGTATACGGTTGTAGGTACATCACCATGCGCGAGTGCCTCTTCTGTTGTGCAAGTGAACAGGGTGCTTGCACCGAATGCAGGGATCAATGGATCGATCACGGTCTGTAGCACCAATGGACCGTTCAACTTGATCACGGCTTTGGGTGGCACACCGAATGGAAGCGGTACTTGGCTCGGTCCGTCAATGACGACTGTGCTTGAAATGTTCACCCCAGGAACAAGTACACCGGGAACGTACACATACGTTGTACAGGGTACTTCACCATGTGTAAATGATACGGCATTCGCAACGGTGAACGTTATCGCTGCACCAAATGCAGGAAACAATGCAACAATCACAGTGTGTAGTAGCGCTGCGCAATTCGCATTGATCACGGCTTTGGGAGGAACACCACAGGCGGGTGGATCATGGACGAGACCGGATGGTACGGCTTTGCCCAGTGGCAATTACCAACCGGGCATCTCGCAAGTAGGTGGATACACATACACCGTTGCAGGGACAACACCTTGCCTTTCTGCCTCGGCCGTTCTGGTAGTGAACGAGAATAGACAGCCCGTTGCTGGAACCAGTGCCGCATTTCAACGCTGTTCAACGGATGGTCCTGTTCAGCTATTCACGATCCTCGGCGGCACACCGGATGCGGGTGGCGTATGGACCGGACCCGGCGGCGCGAGTACGGGCGTCTTCATTCCTGGTACAAGTATGCCCGGTATATACACTTATACCGTGACTGGCGTTGCACCGTGTACCAACGCAACAGCAACAGTCACCGCAACTGTGAACCAAGGTCCGGATGCAGGATCGAATGGAACCGCTACGGTTTGTGCGGACCTTGCTTCCATTGACCTATTTCCCTTATTGGGTGGCACACCAGATGTCGGCGGAACATGGGTAGCAACGAATTCAACCGGACACCTCACTGGTTCAACATTTACACCGCCTGGGCTCCCTCCAGGAACATACGATTTTACGTACACCGTCGACGGGATCGGGTTGTGTGCTGCAGATGTATCCACGGTTCAGGTGATCATTGTACCTGCACTTAATGCGGGCACGAACGGGGCGCTCAATGTATGTAGAACGAATGCATCCGTGGATCTATTTACAGGGCTTACAGGTTCACCACAGACTGGCGGAACATGGGCGGACCTCTCTGCAACCGGAGCACTGAGCGGTCAGATCTTCAATGCGACCATGGTTACTGCTGGAACCTATACGTTCAATTATACATTGGCCGGAACACCTTCCTGTGCTGCTTCAAGCGCCCAAGTTTCCGTAACGGTGAATAGTGCGCCGAACGCGGGTCAGAATGGATCTACGACCACATGCAGCAACAGTGCTGCATTCAACATGTTACCCTTTTTGGGTGGATCCCCTCAGGGTGGCGGTGATTGGTTCAGAGGTGCTGTAGCACACGGTGCATCGTACGATCCCGCAGTGGATATATCAGGCACATTCACGTATCGTGTACTAGGTGCCGGACCTTGCGCAAATGCTACAGCTACACTTACTGTTACGGAGGTAATTGCGCCAAATGCTGGCACTTCCGCAAACACTTCAGTGTGCTCGAACAGTACGCAATTCAACATGACCTCCCGATTGGGTGGTACGCCGCAAGCAGGGACGTGGTCCTTCAATAGCCAACCACACGGGCCTTTGTTCATCCCCGGTGTGGATCCGCAAGGCGTATATATCTTCACTGTGGTGGGTCAAACGCCTTGTGCAAATGCAACATCCAGCCTTTCGGTGTCCGTTGAAACAGCGGCTTCTGCGGGGGCGAACGGAACCAGCACAGTTTGTAGTAATAATTCTGTATTCCTGTTGATCAGCGTTCTGGTCGGAGCGCAACCAGGAGGCACGTGGGTCGGACCGGATGCGCTGCCTCATGATGGGGTCTATACTCCCGGGACCAGCATGCCCGGAGCGTATGTGTACACGGTCACTGGCGATCCACCATGTCTGAACAGTTCGGCTACGGCAACCATCATTGAGAATCGCAGACCGGTTGCGGGTACCAATGGCTCGTTGAATATTTGTTCGAACGGTGGAAGTGTTCAATTGATCACTGGATTGAACGGTACGCCGGATGCTTCGGGGTCTTGGACCGGTCCTGGCGCAAGTGCAAGCAATGGCGTTTTTGTACCGGGTACTTCTACTGTAGGTACCTATACATACAGGGTTGTAGGAGCGGCACCATGCACCATTGATAGTTCACAAGTAGTTGTGACATTGGCAGCGCCACCAAATGCAGGTGGCTCTAATTCCATATTCGTGTGTAACCCATCACAAGGGTTCAACATGATCACGCGGTTGACCGGTACGCCAGCTGCAGGAGGTGTTTGGACAGGGCCTGCACCTTCAACAAATACCATGGATGGCTTTTTCATTCCTGGTAATACGCCTCCTGGTACGTATACATACACCGTTCCTGGAACAGGTACTTGTCCGAATACGTCGTCCACGTTGACGATCGGCGTTAATCCAGCGTCCAATGCAGGAGAAAATGGAAATGCTACGTTATGCAGCACTGGAGGTCTCACCCCACTATTCCCTTATCTAGGTCCATCGGCACAAACAGGTGGGGGTTGGAACTATAGACCGACACATGCTTCCCACCCCGGTGTTTTTAATACGGCATCCGATCCTGTAGGGGTCTATGTCTACACAGTGTTGGGATTGCCTGGTTGTCCCAGCGACTCCAATATCGTGAACGTTGCCGTGAACATAGCTCCCAATGCAGGCAGTGGAAATGCGCTGATCACCATCTGTGATGATGATGATCCGATCAATATGTTCACCCTGCTTATTGGCGCAACACCTAATCCAATTTCTTATTGGGTGAGTGCATCTGGTGCGTCTCATAGTAATTTCTATCTACCCGGTGTGGATACAGCCGGTGTCTTTGTCTATACATCTACAGGGGTGGCTCCTTGCCCAAATGCAACTGCAGAGGTCAACGTCATCGAACAGCACGCACCCGATGCGGGAAGCAATGGAGCACGTCAAGTGTGTAGCAGCGATCCTGAATTCCCGCTATTCGATGTGCTCAGTGGTAGTCCGGAGACCGGCGGAGATTGGTACGACCCAGATGGCGTCCAAGTAGGAGATAATTACACGCCTGGGTATTCACAACCGGGGATCTACAAGTACAAGATCATGGCAACTGCCCCGTGTTCTGCTGATAGCGCAACGGTGAATATCATTGAAACGCCAGAGTCCAATGCTGGTATCAATACGGTAGCGCCATTGTGTTCGTCGGATGGGGTAATTGCATTGATCGATCTGCTTGGAGGTAACCCGGATACCGATGGATCCTGGACCTTGAACAATAACGCTATCGGTCCCAACCTCGGCACGGATA
The nucleotide sequence above comes from Flavobacteriales bacterium. Encoded proteins:
- a CDS encoding type IX secretion system membrane protein PorP/SprF, which gives rise to MMNLRHILVGILTLALNGAIAQQLPQLSQYQFNDYIINPAVAGSRPFFELRSGHRTQWVGIQDAPRTFTLSGATPVGEKMGIGGYIFTDNVGPTRRTGVQFSYAYHFKITGDLKLSFALSAGMLQFLIDGSKIDFHDPNDPVIDDQLRGGIKPDAKFGFYLYHPKFWLGATAPQILGNKITFLESSTSSLSRLQQHYYVSGGYRFFLGDDWRIEPSFLLKYVDPVPLKVDLTATIKYKNAVWLGASYRTNDAISVMLGYWHKQTFQFGYSYDMITSNLQNYSTGSHEVMLAITIGKTKKSVPAGGE
- a CDS encoding gliding motility-associated C-terminal domain-containing protein, with translation MTAILLNTIFKRLSLRCSLGLLMACGVSGSIAQVFVASDGLVINSCSGTFYDSGGAAGNYGNSETFTVVLCPTGGSGAGPASSVTFTQFAVQPLAGSDILVVYNGATTAAPILATGSSTNDLTGQSFLATGATGCLTFQWTSNATVVASGWAATIITGPEAGVSGSRTVCDNGSAFNLITLLTGSPDPGGAWTGPNGLPVAATFTPGSSASGIYTYTVLGTPPCAAASATATITQVVAPNAGTSDAATICSSDAPFPMRPLLGGTPAATGSWTGPVSGVAHAATYTPATDISGVYTYTVLGTAPCLDATATLTITERQAPNAGTNGTRTVCSTDGNFQLSTSLGGTPDAGGTWTTQGGGAFSGTFIPGTSSAGVYTYTVAGLAPCANAIATVTVTVNDPPNAGSNAQVIKCSNASNFSLFDSLGGTPAAGGTWVGPTGLAHPVTYNMATDVPGAYTYTVAGAAPCASASAVVTVSIVQQPVAGNNGTFTTCSNGPSFGLFALLGGSPNATGSWTTPASAPHSGTFAPGTDVAGAYTYTVVGTAPCANATATVTITVVSPPNAGTNGTITICSDASNVNLFTLLGGSPAITGTWTRPDGTAHNGTYIPATQPGGSYTYTVVGTSPCASASSVVQVNRVLAPNAGINGSITVCSTNGPFNLITALGGTPNGSGTWLGPSMTTVLEMFTPGTSTPGTYTYVVQGTSPCVNDTAFATVNVIAAPNAGNNATITVCSSAAQFALITALGGTPQAGGSWTRPDGTALPSGNYQPGISQVGGYTYTVAGTTPCLSASAVLVVNENRQPVAGTSAAFQRCSTDGPVQLFTILGGTPDAGGVWTGPGGASTGVFIPGTSMPGIYTYTVTGVAPCTNATATVTATVNQGPDAGSNGTATVCADLASIDLFPLLGGTPDVGGTWVATNSTGHLTGSTFTPPGLPPGTYDFTYTVDGIGLCAADVSTVQVIIVPALNAGTNGALNVCRTNASVDLFTGLTGSPQTGGTWADLSATGALSGQIFNATMVTAGTYTFNYTLAGTPSCAASSAQVSVTVNSAPNAGQNGSTTTCSNSAAFNMLPFLGGSPQGGGDWFRGAVAHGASYDPAVDISGTFTYRVLGAGPCANATATLTVTEVIAPNAGTSANTSVCSNSTQFNMTSRLGGTPQAGTWSFNSQPHGPLFIPGVDPQGVYIFTVVGQTPCANATSSLSVSVETAASAGANGTSTVCSNNSVFLLISVLVGAQPGGTWVGPDALPHDGVYTPGTSMPGAYVYTVTGDPPCLNSSATATIIENRRPVAGTNGSLNICSNGGSVQLITGLNGTPDASGSWTGPGASASNGVFVPGTSTVGTYTYRVVGAAPCTIDSSQVVVTLAAPPNAGGSNSIFVCNPSQGFNMITRLTGTPAAGGVWTGPAPSTNTMDGFFIPGNTPPGTYTYTVPGTGTCPNTSSTLTIGVNPASNAGENGNATLCSTGGLTPLFPYLGPSAQTGGGWNYRPTHASHPGVFNTASDPVGVYVYTVLGLPGCPSDSNIVNVAVNIAPNAGSGNALITICDDDDPINMFTLLIGATPNPISYWVSASGASHSNFYLPGVDTAGVFVYTSTGVAPCPNATAEVNVIEQHAPDAGSNGARQVCSSDPEFPLFDVLSGSPETGGDWYDPDGVQVGDNYTPGYSQPGIYKYKIMATAPCSADSATVNIIETPESNAGINTVAPLCSSDGVIALIDLLGGNPDTDGSWTLNNNAIGPNLGTDTAANGAYTYTVLGDGPCDDKTAQVQITISQAPNAGSDAQITTCVGAGSVNLLAALGTSVTVGGTWTNVNSAGVVSPTGQLNISGVTPGTYNYIYTLTGAGSCGNASSTVMVTVTNALNAGNNSDVTVCETQSQVVLFDLLTGNPQGGGTWQDLGGSGALIGGTVFDATAVPVGSSWMFKYLLSSSATCPADSAIVTVNVVDAPFAGANGGTTVCSSSASFNLIIQLNSNPDAGGSWFNNVWAPHPATFNPGSEPTGTFHYVVAAIAGCPADTATTVITVRPAAIAGIASQNYATCSNDGVTVLFDLLGPTAQTGGSWTFNGNPHVGNGIYTPAIDAPGTYTYTVTAQAPCAPATANIIVAEPIAPNTGCDGAGTLCSSGNTINLFTLLGCGPQTGGVWKDPDGNIHTASFDPSNDAAGSYTYLITGSSPCESDSSVVVMTVVVGGNAGVPTTLNVCTGIDSLNVFAALGPNAAPGGSWTDVNSSGALAGNVFDPSSAGVGTWILRYSFAANPPCSAASSDVTVVVGLGSNPGTDSSAVVCGSDAQYILFNALGGNPDGGGVWSSPAGSIALVDSVTGALNATLILPGNTETFVYSTSDAQCGNQFATVTVTTSSFPNAGIGGSVQYCTTAAPFDLFSELGGTPELNGTWTGPQPGFNGTFDPSTDPAGNYSYIIPGNNICPDGVATLALFSNSPADPGQDASVLVCDTTDSLGLLPLLSGTPQATGTWQDLDGTGELDGGNLNTTNIQPGNYDFLYTINVPGCGPYSSTLSVDVVSSPRIDTAITICNLVDRTYTVLFNILGGDTGSYVVSGAEGSIDPAQNYAFTSTPVVTSADFEAFITDAYGCGSYRIVASSPCDFVTEIFIPETFSPNGDGINETLIIPGIEGFPKNSISIFNRWGAKVFDAVGYDNVKVLWNGTSNGAIMGELAPTGTYFYVLDLGTSKAPFTGYIYLNR